In Arsenophonus sp. aPb, one DNA window encodes the following:
- the zapG gene encoding Z-ring associated protein ZapG: MTWEYALIGLIVGFIIGALVVRFGNTKLRNQQALQAELEKKNHELEEYRKELVSHFARSAELLDNMAQDYRQLYQHMAKSSHELMPDMPIQNNPFNYRLTESESDNHQTAVNLPPKDYSEGSSGLFRSMKEKKR, from the coding sequence ATGACTTGGGAATATGCACTAATCGGTCTAATTGTAGGTTTCATTATTGGTGCACTGGTAGTTCGCTTTGGCAATACCAAGCTACGTAACCAACAAGCTTTGCAAGCCGAACTTGAAAAGAAAAACCATGAATTGGAAGAATATCGTAAAGAATTGGTCAGCCATTTTGCCCGTAGTGCAGAGTTACTCGATAACATGGCGCAAGATTATCGTCAACTCTATCAGCATATGGCGAAAAGTTCTCATGAACTCATGCCTGATATGCCAATACAAAACAACCCCTTTAACTATCGTTTGACTGAATCAGAATCAGACAATCATCAAACTGCCGTTAATTTACCGCCCAAAGACTACTCTGAAGGCTCTTCTGGCTTATTTCGCTCAATGAAAGAAAAAAAAAGGTAA
- the rpsI gene encoding 30S ribosomal protein S9, whose protein sequence is MAENQYYGTGRRKSSSARVFIKPGSGNITINQRSLEEYFGRETARMVVRQPLELVDMLQKLDLYITVKGGGISGQAGAIRHGITRALMGYDETLRSELRKAGFVTRDARSVERKKVGLRKARRRPQYSKR, encoded by the coding sequence ATGGCTGAAAATCAATACTACGGCACTGGTCGCCGCAAAAGCTCTTCCGCACGTGTCTTCATTAAGCCAGGTAGCGGTAATATTACTATCAATCAACGCAGCCTTGAGGAGTATTTTGGCCGCGAAACGGCGCGAATGGTTGTTCGCCAACCGTTAGAATTGGTTGATATGTTACAGAAACTGGATTTATATATTACCGTTAAAGGTGGTGGCATTTCTGGTCAAGCAGGTGCAATCCGTCATGGTATTACACGTGCATTGATGGGATATGACGAGACACTACGTTCTGAACTACGCAAAGCTGGGTTTGTTACCCGTGATGCGCGTTCTGTTGAGCGTAAGAAAGTGGGGCTGCGTAAAGCACGTCGTCGTCCACAATACTCTAAACGTTAA
- the zapE gene encoding cell division protein ZapE, with product MALLTPSKLYQQFLATGDYQFDEVQSKAIARLDIIHHQLLNRTSQLSLRNKIGQLFVKKSQKNCEPVHGLYMWGGVGRGKTWLMDLFYQSLPDGRKLRLHFHRFMWRVQNEMIELQGQQDPLEIIADKFKKQTDVLCFDEFFVSDITDAMILATLLKALFARRICLIATSNIPPDELYRNGLQRTRFLPAIEQIKKYCDIINVDAGIDYRLRTLKQAGLYLTPIDEESCKRMDEIFIKLAGKPGDRLPILKINHRTMPAIRTAEGILSIEFKVLCEDARSQNDYIVLAKDYHTVLLYNVSMMSEIHEDVARRFLALIDEFYERKVKLIINAEVAMDKLYQGHLLRFEYQRCLSRLQEMQSEEYLKLPHIA from the coding sequence ATGGCATTGTTGACTCCCTCTAAACTTTACCAACAGTTTTTGGCTACCGGAGATTATCAATTTGATGAGGTGCAAAGTAAAGCGATAGCACGTTTAGATATTATTCATCATCAATTGCTTAATAGAACATCCCAGTTATCTTTGAGAAATAAAATTGGTCAATTATTTGTTAAGAAATCACAGAAGAATTGTGAGCCTGTCCACGGATTATATATGTGGGGTGGTGTTGGCCGAGGTAAAACCTGGTTGATGGATCTCTTTTATCAGAGTTTACCGGATGGCAGAAAATTACGTTTACATTTTCATCGCTTCATGTGGCGAGTGCAGAATGAAATGATTGAGTTACAAGGTCAGCAAGATCCATTAGAAATTATTGCTGATAAATTTAAAAAACAGACCGATGTTTTATGCTTTGATGAGTTTTTTGTCTCTGATATCACTGATGCAATGATTTTGGCAACGTTATTAAAAGCTTTATTTGCCAGAAGAATTTGTTTAATAGCAACTTCTAATATTCCACCAGATGAACTCTATCGAAATGGATTGCAACGAACACGTTTTCTACCCGCGATCGAACAAATTAAAAAATACTGTGACATTATAAATGTTGATGCAGGTATTGATTATCGTTTACGTACCTTGAAACAGGCGGGTCTTTATCTTACGCCAATTGATGAAGAGAGCTGCAAGAGGATGGATGAGATATTTATTAAATTAGCTGGCAAACCTGGAGATAGGCTCCCTATCCTTAAGATTAATCATCGTACTATGCCGGCAATTCGTACTGCAGAAGGTATATTATCGATTGAATTTAAAGTACTATGTGAAGATGCACGTAGTCAAAATGACTATATCGTTTTAGCAAAAGATTATCATACTGTATTACTGTATAATGTTTCGATGATGTCCGAAATTCATGAAGATGTAGCTAGGCGTTTTCTCGCTCTGATAGACGAATTTTATGAGCGAAAAGTTAAGTTGATTATTAATGCTGAGGTCGCAATGGATAAACTTTACCAAGGGCATTTATTACGTTTTGAATATCAACGTTGTTTATCAAGATTGCAAGAAATGCAGAGCGAAGAATACCTAAAATTACCTCATATAGCTTGA
- the rplM gene encoding 50S ribosomal protein L13 has protein sequence MKTFTAKPETVKRDWYVVDADGKTLGRLATEIARRLRGKHKAEYTPHVDTGDYIIVVNAEKVAVTGNKREDKIYYRHTGYIGGIKQATFEEMIARHPERVIEIAVKGMLPKGPLGRAMYRKMKVYAGSDHNHAAQQPQVLDI, from the coding sequence ATGAAAACTTTTACAGCTAAACCAGAAACCGTAAAACGCGACTGGTACGTTGTTGATGCAGATGGAAAAACTTTAGGCCGTCTTGCAACTGAAATTGCTCGTCGTTTACGCGGCAAGCATAAAGCGGAATATACTCCGCATGTCGATACTGGTGATTACATCATTGTTGTTAATGCAGAAAAAGTTGCTGTTACTGGTAACAAGCGTGAAGACAAAATCTACTATCGCCATACTGGTTATATCGGTGGTATCAAACAAGCGACCTTCGAAGAAATGATTGCCCGTCACCCTGAGCGTGTAATTGAAATTGCGGTTAAAGGTATGCTACCCAAAGGACCTCTTGGTCGTGCGATGTACCGTAAAATGAAAGTTTATGCGGGTAGTGATCACAACCACGCGGCACAGCAGCCGCAAGTTCTTGACATTTAA